One genomic region from Candidatus Dependentiae bacterium encodes:
- a CDS encoding PD-(D/E)XK nuclease domain-containing protein codes for MNYKKIFFLFLLCFSFMSNILSMGKREKPVGKRSQPIEIDLKEDFLARSFDKGLDKFCESLEQFVWDHFSYYDFSDSNDKILAKERSIIFFLLGFFSGLDERKYVISVENNNILIKKDGEIILGLIIKGTDNNVEDIEKLQSFCNIDMSLGYKQIAIVCSGKKIKCNNFGPILSNGIESNDFKLFESPEEVVAFFKNNNWFERFKEQISFELEKDFHTFILGLLANTKKISDLRSNNENANGRPDISIKTIEIQQFGLLKIQILFNKYIFELKIANNYNLKEKITEAKAQIIKRGYGTGSTSLGFARSTYVYPYALVLNIDDFKVHAFKFEKFKLD; via the coding sequence ATGAATTATAAAAAGATATTTTTTTTATTTCTGCTTTGTTTTTCTTTTATGTCAAATATTTTATCTATGGGTAAAAGAGAAAAACCTGTAGGTAAAAGAAGCCAACCTATAGAAATAGATTTAAAAGAAGATTTTTTAGCGAGATCTTTTGATAAAGGATTGGACAAGTTTTGTGAAAGTTTAGAACAATTTGTTTGGGACCATTTTAGCTATTATGATTTTTCGGATTCAAATGATAAGATTCTGGCTAAAGAAAGAAGTATAATATTTTTTTTATTAGGATTTTTCAGTGGGTTGGATGAAAGAAAATATGTTATATCGGTTGAAAATAATAATATTTTGATAAAAAAAGACGGTGAGATAATTTTAGGTTTGATAATTAAGGGTACGGATAATAATGTTGAAGATATAGAAAAATTACAAAGTTTTTGCAATATTGATATGTCTTTAGGTTATAAACAAATTGCTATTGTTTGTTCAGGAAAAAAAATTAAATGTAATAATTTTGGTCCAATTTTAAGTAACGGAATAGAATCAAACGATTTTAAATTATTTGAATCACCAGAAGAAGTCGTAGCTTTTTTTAAAAATAACAATTGGTTTGAAAGATTTAAAGAACAAATTTCTTTTGAATTGGAGAAAGATTTTCATACATTTATTTTAGGTTTATTGGCAAATACAAAAAAAATCTCAGACTTAAGATCTAATAATGAAAATGCAAATGGTCGGCCTGATATTTCTATAAAAACGATTGAAATTCAACAATTTGGTCTCTTAAAGATTCAAATTTTATTTAATAAATATATTTTTGAACTTAAAATTGCGAATAACTATAATTTAAAAGAAAAAATTACTGAAGCGAAAGCGCAAATTATAAAAAGAGGTTACGGGACTGGCTCAACATCTCTCGGTTTTGCAAGGTCTACATATGTATATCCATATGCTTTAGTTTTGAATATAGATGATTTTAAAGTACATGCATTTAAATTTGAAAAATTTAAATTGGATTAA
- a CDS encoding L-lactate dehydrogenase, translated as MKSNLNSSNKVAIIGTGFVGSTTAYSLMLDGIASDIALIDRDSKIARGHALDLEHGMQFTNSANIVAGDSFELVENAKIVIVTAGSAQISGQPRSELLKTNINIFKKIIPEIAKYNKDCILLIVTNPLDVMTYVAYKLSGFEKCKVFGSGTVLDTSRLRYLMGQEFKISPKDINAYILGEHGDSQFVWWSHANIAGMPIANFSKDEKELLNKLYKKVRDSVYEVIDKKGATYFAIATVITKMVRAILTNQARVFTVSSVIKDKDGSDLCISIPTVLRTGGICQVLNVDLDKQEQIFWDKSCNKIKSEIAQALDIIY; from the coding sequence ATGAAATCAAATTTAAATTCTTCAAATAAAGTGGCCATTATAGGTACAGGATTTGTTGGGAGTACTACAGCATATTCGTTGATGCTTGATGGAATTGCATCAGACATAGCATTGATAGATAGAGACAGTAAAATTGCTCGTGGGCATGCATTAGACTTGGAGCATGGAATGCAATTTACCAACTCAGCAAATATTGTAGCCGGAGATTCTTTTGAATTGGTAGAAAATGCAAAAATTGTTATTGTTACTGCCGGATCTGCCCAAATATCCGGGCAACCCAGATCTGAATTGTTAAAAACAAATATTAATATTTTTAAGAAAATTATTCCTGAAATAGCAAAGTATAATAAAGATTGTATTTTGCTTATTGTTACTAATCCATTAGATGTTATGACTTATGTAGCATATAAATTATCCGGGTTTGAAAAGTGTAAAGTTTTTGGGTCTGGAACAGTTCTTGATACTTCAAGATTAAGATATCTTATGGGACAAGAATTTAAAATTAGTCCTAAAGATATAAATGCATATATTTTAGGTGAACATGGAGATTCTCAATTTGTTTGGTGGAGTCATGCAAATATTGCCGGTATGCCTATTGCAAACTTTTCTAAAGATGAAAAAGAATTATTAAATAAACTTTATAAAAAAGTAAGAGATTCGGTATACGAAGTTATTGATAAAAAAGGTGCAACTTATTTTGCTATTGCTACCGTAATAACAAAAATGGTTAGAGCTATTTTAACAAATCAAGCAAGAGTTTTTACCGTATCTTCGGTTATTAAAGATAAAGATGGAAGCGATTTGTGTATAAGTATTCCAACGGTTTTAAGAACCGGCGGAATTTGTCAGGTTTTAAATGTAGATTTAGATAAGCAAGAACAAATTTTTTGGGATAAAAGTTGTAATAAAATTAAATCTGAAATAGCGCAAGCTTTAGATATTATTTATTAA
- the rplQ gene encoding 50S ribosomal protein L17 — protein MKHQNGKRKLNVKPAHKRSLVRNQAIHFIKNGVLQSTKPRVKEVQNFIEKAVTVARKGYDFNTIRRIKQILPYDQAMVEKLIKEIAPKYVNRPGGYTRVINLGTRPSDVAPIARLEWV, from the coding sequence ATGAAGCATCAGAATGGAAAAAGAAAATTAAATGTAAAACCCGCACATAAAAGATCGCTCGTAAGAAATCAAGCGATTCATTTTATAAAAAACGGTGTTTTACAATCAACCAAACCGCGTGTAAAAGAAGTACAGAATTTTATTGAAAAAGCTGTAACTGTAGCACGAAAAGGTTATGATTTTAATACAATAAGAAGAATTAAACAAATTCTACCATATGATCAAGCAATGGTAGAAAAACTTATAAAAGAAATTGCTCCAAAATATGTTAATCGTCCGGGTGGATATACAAGAGTTATAAATCTTGGAACCAGACCTAGCGATGTTGCACCAATAGCACGTCTTGAATGGGTTTAA
- a CDS encoding DNA-directed RNA polymerase subunit alpha, with the protein MLDKVYKPLTLPTVKWEKKTVTDTFGELIAQPLEPGFGITLGNALRRVILSSVEGCAVTSVIIKGVNNEFSTLKGVIEDTLQILLNIKQIVLKNNTGLPGKMNLSISGENVVRVSDIVADEHLELINKDHVIAHLAHDGKLEIEFFVEMGRGYLPAQWPMGTALQEDGKIYLDAMFSPIRKVEIAVEKTRVGQSIDYDKLKLSIDTNGAANPTDIVHYATSVLRTQLEHFLHTDEIPFNEISEDKEESTSAETTLDAQGPTKGLPVDLFLKPIDELEFSVRAHNCLVVAGIKRVIDLVNLTDDDLLKIKNFGRKSLREVKEILTAFGLHLGMNVKELDLKKVIKKQEDSLKS; encoded by the coding sequence ATGCTAGATAAGGTATATAAACCGCTGACATTACCAACTGTTAAGTGGGAAAAAAAGACAGTTACGGATACTTTTGGAGAATTGATTGCTCAGCCTTTAGAACCGGGATTTGGAATAACTTTAGGAAATGCTTTGCGTCGAGTTATTCTCTCATCTGTTGAAGGTTGCGCAGTTACAAGCGTTATTATCAAAGGTGTGAATAACGAATTTTCTACACTCAAGGGCGTAATTGAAGATACGTTGCAAATTTTATTAAATATAAAACAGATAGTTTTGAAAAATAATACAGGCTTACCTGGAAAAATGAATTTAAGTATTTCAGGTGAAAATGTAGTTAGAGTTTCTGATATAGTTGCAGATGAACACTTAGAGTTAATCAATAAAGATCATGTAATTGCTCATTTGGCTCACGATGGTAAATTGGAAATTGAGTTTTTTGTAGAGATGGGAAGAGGATATCTTCCTGCTCAGTGGCCAATGGGCACAGCTTTACAAGAAGATGGTAAAATTTATTTGGATGCAATGTTTTCTCCAATTAGAAAAGTTGAAATTGCAGTTGAAAAAACTCGTGTTGGTCAATCTATTGATTATGATAAATTGAAATTATCCATCGATACAAATGGTGCTGCCAACCCAACTGATATTGTTCATTATGCTACTTCAGTACTAAGAACTCAACTTGAACATTTCTTACATACTGATGAAATTCCATTTAACGAAATTTCTGAAGATAAAGAAGAGTCAACTTCGGCAGAGACAACATTGGATGCACAAGGTCCAACAAAAGGTTTGCCGGTTGATTTATTCTTAAAACCTATTGATGAATTGGAATTTTCTGTTAGAGCTCATAATTGTTTGGTAGTTGCCGGTATTAAGCGTGTTATCGATCTAGTTAACCTTACAGATGATGATCTATTAAAGATTAAAAACTTTGGTAGAAAATCTTTAAGAGAAGTAAAAGAGATTCTTACAGCATTCGGTTTACATCTAGGAATGAATGTTAAAGAATTGGATCTTAAAAAAGTTATAAAAAAACAAGAGGATAGCTTAAAATCATGA
- the rpsD gene encoding 30S ribosomal protein S4, translating to MAGNSAICRRCRRAGDKLFLKGLKCRTAKCPMERRASTPGQHPKKQGAIKLSEYGKQLAEKQKVKLMYGALERQFSFVFKKATALKGVTGENLLFLLERRVDNVVFRLKMAYSKEQARQFVVHGHVNVNGKRVSSPSYMVKQGDIITINDSTLKNKEFVEGVIDKRMNIGIKLPEWLELDKKDRKGTVLRLPIRSDITAPIQEHLIVELYSK from the coding sequence ATGGCAGGTAATTCAGCAATTTGCAGAAGATGTAGACGCGCTGGTGATAAATTGTTCTTAAAAGGCTTAAAATGTCGTACTGCAAAATGTCCTATGGAAAGAAGAGCTTCTACTCCGGGACAGCATCCAAAAAAACAGGGTGCTATCAAACTTTCAGAATATGGAAAACAATTAGCAGAAAAACAAAAAGTTAAATTAATGTATGGTGCTCTTGAAAGACAATTTAGTTTTGTTTTTAAAAAAGCAACAGCATTAAAAGGTGTTACAGGTGAAAATTTATTATTTTTACTTGAACGCAGAGTTGATAACGTTGTTTTTCGTTTAAAGATGGCTTATTCAAAAGAGCAAGCAAGACAGTTTGTTGTTCATGGACATGTAAATGTTAATGGTAAAAGAGTATCATCACCATCTTATATGGTAAAACAGGGTGATATTATTACAATAAATGATTCAACACTTAAAAACAAAGAATTTGTTGAAGGTGTTATAGATAAAAGAATGAATATTGGTATTAAATTGCCAGAATGGCTTGAGTTGGATAAAAAAGATCGTAAAGGTACGGTACTTCGTTTGCCTATTCGTTCTGATATAACTGCTCCAATCCAGGAACATTTAATTGTTGAGTTGTATTCTAAATAA
- the rpsK gene encoding 30S ribosomal protein S11: MAYKKSKKQQVKNIDTVVAHVQSTFNNTIVSITTTDGNVLLRGSAGQLGFKGARKGTPFAATQIAGNLAKEMLTLGVRMVEVNMKGPGAGRDSVVRALQSSGLTVSVLRDVTPLPHNGCRPPKKRRV, encoded by the coding sequence ATGGCTTATAAAAAGAGTAAAAAGCAGCAAGTTAAAAATATTGATACTGTTGTTGCTCATGTACAATCTACTTTTAATAACACGATTGTATCAATTACAACAACTGATGGAAATGTTCTTTTAAGGGGAAGTGCTGGGCAACTTGGATTTAAAGGTGCAAGAAAAGGAACTCCTTTTGCTGCAACTCAAATTGCAGGTAATTTAGCAAAAGAAATGTTGACTTTGGGAGTAAGGATGGTTGAAGTTAACATGAAGGGTCCTGGAGCTGGAAGAGACTCGGTCGTAAGAGCTTTGCAGTCTTCAGGTTTAACTGTTTCTGTTCTAAGAGATGTGACTCCGCTTCCTCATAATGGTTGCCGTCCTCCAAAGAAAAGAAGAGTTTAG
- the rpsM gene encoding 30S ribosomal protein S13, with protein MARIEGVNLPGNKRVEVGLTYLFGIGLKRSQDILKATKISPDVRIKDLSHEQVGLIQRFISENYTVEGDLRKDITLNIKRLQEIGSYRGLRHKKSLPVRGQRTKTNARTRKGPRKDGAQIALKKTITKK; from the coding sequence ATGGCTCGTATTGAGGGTGTAAATTTACCTGGAAATAAACGTGTTGAGGTTGGCCTTACATACCTTTTTGGTATTGGTCTTAAACGTTCTCAAGATATATTAAAGGCAACCAAAATAAGTCCGGATGTAAGAATAAAAGATTTATCGCATGAACAAGTTGGTTTGATTCAAAGATTCATTTCTGAAAACTATACTGTAGAAGGCGATTTACGTAAGGATATAACCTTAAATATTAAGCGTCTTCAAGAAATTGGTTCATACAGAGGGTTAAGACATAAAAAATCTTTGCCTGTTCGTGGACAACGCACCAAGACAAATGCAAGAACACGTAAGGGACCAAGAAAAGATGGTGCACAAATTGCTTTGAAAAAGACAATAACTAAGAAATAA
- the rpmJ gene encoding 50S ribosomal protein L36 codes for MKVRTSVKKICMYCKIIKRGRIVRVVCDKNPRHKQRQG; via the coding sequence ATGAAAGTTAGAACGTCTGTTAAAAAGATTTGTATGTATTGTAAGATAATTAAACGTGGTAGAATTGTAAGAGTTGTTTGTGATAAAAATCCAAGACATAAGCAGCGTCAAGGTTAA
- the infA gene encoding translation initiation factor IF-1, giving the protein MKNKKDVIVVDGVVEKALPNAMFQVKIEGGHLVLAHVSGKMRMYYIKLLPGDKVAVELSPYDLTKGRIISRYKA; this is encoded by the coding sequence ATGAAAAATAAAAAAGATGTGATAGTTGTTGATGGCGTTGTTGAAAAAGCTTTACCAAATGCAATGTTTCAGGTAAAAATAGAGGGTGGGCATTTGGTTCTTGCGCATGTTTCTGGTAAAATGAGAATGTATTACATTAAGCTTTTACCTGGAGACAAGGTCGCAGTTGAATTATCTCCTTATGATTTGACTAAGGGGAGAATTATTTCACGATATAAAGCTTAA
- the map gene encoding type I methionyl aminopeptidase, producing MIVIKNKGAIEKMRKAGHSLAQIMQDVRYLLKSGISTLEIDSFIEKKILEFGLKPECKGYAGYKYATCISLNDGLVHGIPSDKVILKSGDFVKIDVVASYAGYCADMTRYFFIENVDIEIKRIAQVAQFALDSAIKLAVEGNRISDISACVQKIVEENGFGVVRSFAGHGIGRNLHEEPEIPNFGKPGLGPVLRSGMTLAIEPMITQGGFDVRVMADGWTVKTVDGGIAAHVEDTVLVTTGMPEILTRLPDSAVEG from the coding sequence GTGATAGTTATTAAAAATAAAGGTGCTATTGAAAAAATGCGAAAAGCCGGACATTCTTTAGCACAAATAATGCAAGATGTGAGATATCTATTAAAATCGGGTATTTCCACTTTAGAGATTGATAGCTTTATAGAAAAAAAAATTCTTGAATTTGGTTTAAAACCTGAATGCAAGGGTTATGCCGGTTATAAATATGCAACATGTATATCTTTAAATGATGGATTAGTTCATGGAATTCCATCCGATAAAGTTATTTTAAAATCCGGAGATTTTGTTAAAATAGATGTTGTTGCGTCTTATGCCGGTTATTGTGCCGATATGACAAGATATTTTTTTATTGAAAATGTTGATATTGAAATTAAAAGAATTGCACAAGTTGCCCAATTTGCATTGGATTCTGCTATTAAATTGGCAGTTGAGGGTAATAGAATTTCGGATATTTCAGCTTGTGTACAAAAAATTGTAGAAGAGAATGGGTTTGGGGTAGTAAGAAGTTTTGCAGGACATGGAATAGGGCGAAACCTTCATGAAGAACCTGAGATTCCAAATTTTGGAAAGCCCGGTTTAGGTCCTGTGCTTCGCAGTGGGATGACATTGGCTATAGAGCCTATGATTACCCAGGGCGGCTTTGATGTGCGTGTTATGGCTGATGGTTGGACAGTCAAAACTGTTGATGGCGGCATTGCGGCTCATGTTGAGGATACAGTTTTGGTTACAACCGGGATGCCGGAAATATTAACTAGACTTCCGGATTCGGCGGTTGAAGGATAA
- the secY gene encoding preprotein translocase subunit SecY, whose amino-acid sequence MVVLLKNFKNIFLVPELRKKLAFTLGVLAVYRFGSHIPIPGVNINALQALINPKFAGGLLAYLDLFSGGALKQFAIFALGMIPYINASIMMQLLTIMLPSLEQLSKEGEYGRKIINQYTRYLALGLSVIQGFMLAIFIENQPGVVLNPGFAFKFTTVLILAVGALFIMWLGEQINAHGIGNGSSVIIFAGIVVNLPAAILKVLNLVKMGQTDPLIGLLLILVSVGIIGLIVFLEKGERRVAVQYAKRVVGNKVYGGQSSYIPFKINPSGVIPVIFASTLIQFPMMLFRAIASKFPAMTFLADWFNYNAPIYYVLQSGLIIFFAFFYTAIIFNPVELADNIRKSGGFIPGIRPGKQTSEFFDYLLTRIGLPGAIYLASLALVPNILQNIFNFPVMFSGISLLIVIGVAMDTSAQIEAYLIERRYEGFLASGRLKGRYGR is encoded by the coding sequence GTGGTTGTATTACTAAAAAATTTTAAAAACATTTTTTTAGTTCCTGAATTAAGAAAAAAGTTGGCATTTACTTTAGGTGTTTTAGCTGTATACAGATTTGGTTCTCATATACCAATTCCCGGTGTAAACATTAATGCTTTGCAAGCATTAATAAATCCAAAATTTGCAGGAGGTCTCTTGGCATATTTGGATCTTTTTTCCGGCGGAGCATTAAAACAGTTCGCAATATTTGCTTTAGGTATGATTCCTTATATAAATGCTTCGATTATGATGCAGTTATTGACTATAATGCTTCCTTCGTTAGAACAACTTTCTAAAGAGGGTGAGTATGGTCGAAAAATAATAAATCAATATACAAGATACTTGGCATTGGGGCTTAGTGTGATTCAGGGTTTTATGCTTGCGATTTTTATAGAAAATCAACCGGGTGTTGTTTTAAATCCGGGATTCGCATTTAAGTTTACAACTGTTTTGATCTTAGCTGTTGGTGCTTTGTTTATTATGTGGTTAGGTGAACAAATAAATGCCCATGGTATTGGAAATGGTAGCTCGGTGATAATTTTTGCAGGTATTGTTGTTAATTTGCCGGCTGCTATTTTGAAAGTGTTAAATCTTGTTAAGATGGGGCAAACTGATCCGTTAATAGGTCTATTGTTAATATTGGTATCTGTTGGGATAATTGGACTGATTGTATTTTTGGAAAAAGGTGAACGACGAGTTGCAGTTCAATATGCAAAACGAGTTGTTGGAAATAAGGTTTACGGTGGACAAAGTTCATATATTCCTTTCAAGATTAATCCTTCAGGTGTTATTCCTGTAATATTTGCGAGTACATTGATACAATTTCCTATGATGCTTTTTAGAGCTATTGCTTCAAAATTTCCGGCAATGACATTTTTAGCTGATTGGTTTAATTACAATGCGCCAATTTATTATGTTCTACAATCCGGATTGATAATATTTTTTGCATTCTTTTATACTGCAATAATATTTAATCCTGTTGAGCTTGCGGATAATATTAGAAAATCCGGTGGTTTTATTCCGGGCATTAGGCCTGGCAAACAAACTTCAGAATTTTTTGATTATCTTTTAACAAGAATAGGATTGCCTGGCGCTATTTATCTTGCATCATTGGCGCTGGTTCCAAATATATTACAGAATATATTTAATTTTCCAGTTATGTTTAGCGGTATAAGTTTATTGATAGTTATTGGTGTTGCAATGGATACATCTGCTCAAATAGAAGCTTATTTGATAGAGCGAAGATATGAAGGATTTTTAGCATCCGGAAGATTAAAGGGAAGATACGGTCGTTAA
- the rplO gene encoding 50S ribosomal protein L15, producing MLSLNNLESTSKKRKRIGRGGDKGGTSGRGHKGQLARTGGSHKLGASFEGGQMPLVRRSPKKGFNNTRFKKEYKIVNLQELEEKFSADEIVNIESLTKKGIVKGKGEFFVKILGNGNLSKKLIVHVHKISETAKGQVEKAGGKVELVSEA from the coding sequence ATGTTGTCGCTTAATAATTTAGAATCTACATCTAAAAAAAGAAAAAGAATTGGAAGAGGTGGTGACAAGGGTGGTACTTCCGGAAGGGGCCATAAAGGACAATTGGCTAGAACCGGTGGTTCTCATAAATTAGGTGCATCCTTTGAGGGTGGCCAGATGCCTTTGGTTAGACGTTCACCAAAAAAAGGTTTTAATAATACTAGATTTAAAAAAGAATATAAAATTGTAAATTTACAAGAATTGGAAGAAAAATTTTCTGCTGATGAAATTGTTAATATTGAAAGTTTAACAAAAAAAGGCATTGTAAAGGGTAAGGGCGAATTTTTTGTTAAAATTTTAGGAAATGGAAATTTGAGCAAAAAATTAATTGTACATGTTCACAAAATAAGTGAAACGGCAAAGGGACAGGTAGAGAAAGCTGGAGGTAAGGTAGAGTTAGTTAGCGAGGCATAA
- the rpsE gene encoding 30S ribosomal protein S5 → MAELKGKKNSPVAAEEYVESVLNVRRVAKVIKGGRRFAFSALVAVGDKNGRVGVALGKGREVSAAISKALKRAQKNMFTVPLYKTTIPFTVKGKHGASLVLIRSASKGTGVIAGGAVRSIMEVLGVKDVLAKSLGSGNPQNVVKATFNALKKLKTASKIAAVRNKKLSEIISTKTTKEKDVVA, encoded by the coding sequence ATGGCAGAATTAAAAGGGAAAAAAAATTCTCCCGTAGCAGCAGAAGAATATGTAGAGAGCGTCTTAAATGTTAGACGTGTTGCAAAAGTTATTAAAGGTGGCCGAAGATTTGCTTTTTCTGCATTGGTAGCTGTTGGCGATAAAAATGGCAGGGTTGGCGTGGCTTTGGGAAAAGGTCGTGAAGTTTCTGCTGCAATATCAAAAGCGCTTAAAAGAGCTCAAAAAAATATGTTTACCGTTCCGTTGTACAAAACAACAATACCTTTTACCGTAAAAGGCAAACATGGAGCTAGTTTAGTGCTTATTCGTTCTGCTTCAAAAGGTACCGGAGTTATCGCCGGTGGTGCAGTTCGTTCCATTATGGAAGTTTTAGGCGTTAAGGATGTATTGGCGAAATCATTAGGCTCAGGAAATCCACAAAACGTTGTAAAAGCTACATTTAATGCATTAAAAAAATTAAAAACAGCAAGCAAAATAGCTGCAGTAAGAAACAAAAAGTTAAGTGAAATTATTAGTACCAAAACAACTAAGGAAAAAGATGTTGTCGCTTAA
- the rplR gene encoding 50S ribosomal protein L18, with amino-acid sequence MSRGILPRISVFRSLNQIYAQIIDDSTGTTIVSFSSLLLKDEKTNKVAKAKKVGLQLGKLALDKSLDKVFFDRGQYLYHGRVKALAEGLRESGLKF; translated from the coding sequence ATGAGCCGTGGTATATTGCCAAGAATTTCTGTATTTAGAAGCTTAAATCAAATTTATGCTCAAATTATTGATGATTCTACCGGTACAACAATTGTAAGTTTTTCTTCTTTATTATTAAAAGATGAAAAGACCAATAAAGTTGCAAAAGCTAAAAAAGTAGGATTGCAATTAGGTAAGCTTGCTTTGGATAAGTCTTTGGATAAGGTATTTTTTGATCGTGGGCAATATTTGTATCACGGTAGAGTTAAGGCATTAGCTGAAGGCTTACGTGAAAGTGGATTGAAATTTTAA
- the rplF gene encoding 50S ribosomal protein L6 has protein sequence MSKIGRKPIELLAAKIELKGQELIISGSKAKFTHVLPNILSAKIEDGYLYINLLKDSNENRAVWGLNRALVANKIFGCQKLFEKKVTIVGLGFKAQLSGKKMTLTLGYSHKIDYVIPNDVEVDIDKTGQLLVFKSTDKLSLGNVCDKIKSFRFPEPYKGTGIIVEGDILIRKAGKAKASA, from the coding sequence ATGTCAAAGATAGGAAGAAAACCAATAGAACTTTTAGCTGCCAAGATTGAATTAAAAGGTCAAGAACTTATAATAAGTGGTTCAAAAGCTAAATTTACGCATGTTTTGCCTAATATTTTATCGGCAAAAATAGAAGATGGATATTTGTATATTAATTTACTAAAAGACTCAAATGAGAATAGAGCTGTTTGGGGTCTTAATAGAGCGTTGGTTGCAAATAAAATATTCGGATGTCAAAAATTATTTGAAAAAAAAGTTACTATTGTTGGATTGGGTTTTAAGGCACAGCTTTCAGGTAAAAAAATGACATTAACTTTAGGTTATAGTCATAAAATAGATTATGTTATACCAAATGATGTTGAAGTAGATATTGACAAAACTGGTCAATTATTAGTTTTTAAATCTACCGATAAATTATCGTTGGGTAATGTTTGTGATAAAATAAAAAGTTTTAGATTTCCAGAACCTTATAAAGGAACCGGAATTATTGTTGAAGGCGATATTTTAATTCGTAAAGCTGGAAAAGCTAAGGCTAGTGCTTAG
- the rpsH gene encoding 30S ribosomal protein S8 — translation MSIDVVGDFLTVIRNALMVYKRSVSVPYSNLKIGIAKVLKDEGYIKDFRKEEDEKGKSTLVLILKYVDGQSAINEITRVSKPGRRFYERSSKITPVVGGLGVAILTTSSGIMTDQQARKLSVGGEVICHVW, via the coding sequence ATGTCAATTGATGTTGTTGGAGATTTTTTAACAGTTATTCGTAACGCTTTAATGGTTTATAAGCGCTCTGTAAGTGTTCCTTATTCAAATCTCAAAATTGGTATAGCCAAAGTTTTAAAAGACGAGGGTTATATTAAAGATTTTCGTAAAGAAGAAGATGAAAAAGGAAAATCAACTTTAGTTTTGATATTGAAATATGTTGATGGTCAATCAGCTATTAATGAAATAACTAGAGTAAGTAAACCCGGTAGACGTTTTTACGAAAGATCGAGCAAAATTACTCCTGTAGTCGGTGGTTTAGGTGTTGCAATATTGACAACAAGTTCTGGCATTATGACTGATCAACAAGCAAGAAAGCTTTCTGTTGGTGGAGAAGTCATTTGTCACGTTTGGTAA